A genomic region of Carassius carassius chromosome 27, fCarCar2.1, whole genome shotgun sequence contains the following coding sequences:
- the znf106b gene encoding uncharacterized protein znf106b isoform X2 — translation MHSYFHHEAIEKIKGSVQLHKCWACDVSVMGLEQYKEHIATDMHTQNLFILQDKRHKREHFKADYNIDLKDTELKALFDPRPQDRRKKKELDRCSICHHRFPEQDWDKHMHSFIHHQTVEKLKGSEQEHKCWACEITVTGIAAFKKHISTEHHKRKLCDLTKNRTLGKYTVDYSVEFNELKDLCAQRDQEKFMKKKEKMGKWKAKRKTMKLIQIRSTAGNEHCTTPFMVNEEFEAGQLPPSCHFMVFWENQNDHPASVQHNQNLPTQRQESILDIDRSDGPLVKSLERPSENIPQEMSAHGIHPNRDGKSTDVCVNHVSPGTECGVAAELTCAPGLVQSRIEANIPNLTAARGVCLTQEPAAGNEAVVLNPPQHICSKNSMLKVNGAGSQSEQGMTRECMCGKEPYADSFPPVSVPAGMCKSQASENELEIIENVRPHTAHVQKKRSNECETEQGETSLEHHSSFEDTSCNVQKTKRKKQVKEF, via the exons ATGCATTCTTATTTCCACCATGAAGCAATTGAGAAGATCAAGGGCAG TGTACAGCTGCATAAGTGTTGGGCATGTGATGTATCTGTGATGGGACTAGAGCAGTACAAGGAGCATATTGCCACcgacatgcacacacaaaatctgTTTATTCTCCAAGATAAAAGACATAAAAGAGAACATTTTAAAGCAGACTACAATATTGACCTAAAAGATACTGAATTAAAAGCCCTTTTTGACCCAAGACCGCAAGACAG gaggaaaaaaaaagagctgGACAGATGTTCTATCTGCCATCATCGTTTTCCTGAACAG GACTGGGACAAACATATGCACAGTTTTATCCACCATCAGACAGTTGAGAAACTGAAGGGCAG TGAACAGGAGCATAAGTGCTGGGCCTGCGAAATTACTGTGACAGGAATAGCAGCGTTCAAGAAGCATATTTCCACTGAACATCACAAAAGGAAGCTATGTGATTTGACGAAGAATAGAACACTTGGAAAATATACAGTGGACTACAGTGTTGAATTTAATGAGCTTAAAGACCTTTGTGCCCAAAGAGACCAAGAAAA atttatgaaaaaaaaagagaaaatgggGAAGTGGAAAGCAAAAAGGAAGACCATGAAGTTAATTCAGATAAGAAGCACAGCTGGGAATGAGCATTGTACAACACCTTTCATGGTGAATGAGGAGTTCGAAGCTGGCCAGTTGCCCCCATCATGCCATTTCATGGTCTTTTGGGAAAATCAAAATGACCATCCAGCATCTGTCCAGCATAACCAAAACCTGCCTACACAGAGACAGGAGAGCATACTTGATATAGACAGATCAGATGGGCCGCTTGTGAAGAGTCTTGAGAGACCTTCAGAAAATATTCCTCAAGAAATGTCTGCTCATGGCATTCATCCCAACCGTGATGGAAAAAGTACAGATGTTTGTGTGAACCACGTGAGTCCAGGAACTGAGTGTGGTGTTGCTGCTGAGCTGACATGTGCCCCTGGACTGGTCCAAAGCAGGATCGAGGCCAACATACCCAACTTGACAGCAGCAAGGGGAGTTTGTTTAACACAGGAGCCAGCAGCTGGGAATGAAGCTGTGGTTCTTAATCCTCCACAACACATTTGTTCCAAAAATTCTATGTTGAAAGTAAACGGAGCAGGATCACAGAGTGAACAGGGCATGACCag agaaTGCATGTGTGGAAAAGAACCATACGCAGATTCTTTTCCGCCTGTATCTGTCCCGGCTGGGATGTGCAAAAGCCAGGCTTCAGAAAATGAGTTGGAGATCATTGAAAACGTTCGGCCTCATACTGCGCATGTTCAGAAAAAGAGATCAAATGAGTGTGAGACAGAACAGGGAGAAACATCACTGGAGCATCACAGCAGCTTTGAAGACACATCCTGCAATGTCCAgaaaaccaagagaaaaaaacaagtaaaagagTTTTAG
- the churc1 gene encoding LOW QUALITY PROTEIN: protein Churchill (The sequence of the model RefSeq protein was modified relative to this genomic sequence to represent the inferred CDS: substituted 1 base at 1 genomic stop codon), with the protein MCTGCVQKQYPDRGHTCLENGXYLMNFLGCANCHQRDFVLISDRTMVNEDEEEIVTYLHMCKNCDHVIARHEYTFTVVDDYQEYTMLCMLCGKAEDSISVLPDDPRQTAPLF; encoded by the exons ATGTGTACTGGTTGTGTGCAGAAACAGTATCCTGACAGG GGTCATACCTGTCTGGAGAATGGTTAATATCTTATGAACTTCCTCGGCTGTGCTAACTGTCACCAGCGGGACTTTGTGCTGATCAGCGACAGGACGATGGTGAATGAAGATGAGGAGGAGATTGTCACTTACCTGC ATATGTGCAAGAACTGTGATCATGTCATAGCCAGACACGAGTACACCTTCACTGTAGTGGATGACTATCAG GAATACACAATGTTGTGCATGTTGTGTGGAAAAGCAGAGGATTCCATCAGTGTGCTGCCGGACGATCCCAGACAAACAGCGCCTCTGTTCTAG
- the znf106b gene encoding uncharacterized protein znf106b isoform X1 translates to MSKKTKKTNDNFGNNVRCSICGQQYGRKVIDKHMHSYFHHEAIEKIKGSVQLHKCWACDVSVMGLEQYKEHIATDMHTQNLFILQDKRHKREHFKADYNIDLKDTELKALFDPRPQDRRKKKELDRCSICHHRFPEQDWDKHMHSFIHHQTVEKLKGSEQEHKCWACEITVTGIAAFKKHISTEHHKRKLCDLTKNRTLGKYTVDYSVEFNELKDLCAQRDQEKFMKKKEKMGKWKAKRKTMKLIQIRSTAGNEHCTTPFMVNEEFEAGQLPPSCHFMVFWENQNDHPASVQHNQNLPTQRQESILDIDRSDGPLVKSLERPSENIPQEMSAHGIHPNRDGKSTDVCVNHVSPGTECGVAAELTCAPGLVQSRIEANIPNLTAARGVCLTQEPAAGNEAVVLNPPQHICSKNSMLKVNGAGSQSEQGMTRECMCGKEPYADSFPPVSVPAGMCKSQASENELEIIENVRPHTAHVQKKRSNECETEQGETSLEHHSSFEDTSCNVQKTKRKKQVKEF, encoded by the exons ATGAGCAAAAAGACCAAGAAAACCAACGACAACTTTGGCAATAACGTTAGATGTTCAATCTGCGGTCAACAGTACGGACGAAag gttATAGATAAGCATATGCATTCTTATTTCCACCATGAAGCAATTGAGAAGATCAAGGGCAG TGTACAGCTGCATAAGTGTTGGGCATGTGATGTATCTGTGATGGGACTAGAGCAGTACAAGGAGCATATTGCCACcgacatgcacacacaaaatctgTTTATTCTCCAAGATAAAAGACATAAAAGAGAACATTTTAAAGCAGACTACAATATTGACCTAAAAGATACTGAATTAAAAGCCCTTTTTGACCCAAGACCGCAAGACAG gaggaaaaaaaaagagctgGACAGATGTTCTATCTGCCATCATCGTTTTCCTGAACAG GACTGGGACAAACATATGCACAGTTTTATCCACCATCAGACAGTTGAGAAACTGAAGGGCAG TGAACAGGAGCATAAGTGCTGGGCCTGCGAAATTACTGTGACAGGAATAGCAGCGTTCAAGAAGCATATTTCCACTGAACATCACAAAAGGAAGCTATGTGATTTGACGAAGAATAGAACACTTGGAAAATATACAGTGGACTACAGTGTTGAATTTAATGAGCTTAAAGACCTTTGTGCCCAAAGAGACCAAGAAAA atttatgaaaaaaaaagagaaaatgggGAAGTGGAAAGCAAAAAGGAAGACCATGAAGTTAATTCAGATAAGAAGCACAGCTGGGAATGAGCATTGTACAACACCTTTCATGGTGAATGAGGAGTTCGAAGCTGGCCAGTTGCCCCCATCATGCCATTTCATGGTCTTTTGGGAAAATCAAAATGACCATCCAGCATCTGTCCAGCATAACCAAAACCTGCCTACACAGAGACAGGAGAGCATACTTGATATAGACAGATCAGATGGGCCGCTTGTGAAGAGTCTTGAGAGACCTTCAGAAAATATTCCTCAAGAAATGTCTGCTCATGGCATTCATCCCAACCGTGATGGAAAAAGTACAGATGTTTGTGTGAACCACGTGAGTCCAGGAACTGAGTGTGGTGTTGCTGCTGAGCTGACATGTGCCCCTGGACTGGTCCAAAGCAGGATCGAGGCCAACATACCCAACTTGACAGCAGCAAGGGGAGTTTGTTTAACACAGGAGCCAGCAGCTGGGAATGAAGCTGTGGTTCTTAATCCTCCACAACACATTTGTTCCAAAAATTCTATGTTGAAAGTAAACGGAGCAGGATCACAGAGTGAACAGGGCATGACCag agaaTGCATGTGTGGAAAAGAACCATACGCAGATTCTTTTCCGCCTGTATCTGTCCCGGCTGGGATGTGCAAAAGCCAGGCTTCAGAAAATGAGTTGGAGATCATTGAAAACGTTCGGCCTCATACTGCGCATGTTCAGAAAAAGAGATCAAATGAGTGTGAGACAGAACAGGGAGAAACATCACTGGAGCATCACAGCAGCTTTGAAGACACATCCTGCAATGTCCAgaaaaccaagagaaaaaaacaagtaaaagagTTTTAG